From the genome of Pseudomonas sp. WJP1:
CGAAGTTCACGTCGGAAGGCAGCTTTTCAACCCATGGGTTGATCACGGGTTCGAAGGCGTAGCAGTGCGGGCAACCGTACCAGAACAGCTCCACCACTTCGATCTTGCCAGGCACGGCGACCGGCACCGGATTGCTCAGCTCGACATAAGGTGCGGCGGGGGTTTCAGCGGCTTGGGCAGTCATGCCGAACAGGCTGGCAGCGGCAAAAACGGCGCTGATGATCAGATTACGCATGCTTTACTCCTGGACAATTTTTTCGCCTCGCGGGACCTGATTTCAGACAGGTCATGGCGGGCCTGAGTTCTGTAGTGTAACGGCAGCGGCCACAAAAAAGGGCGGCCAAAGCCACCCTTTTTATACTTGCTGTGACGGATTAATCGAGCGTTAACGTTGCAAGGGTTCTATGCCTTGCGCTACGCCCGATGTATCGGTCTTAGTGCAGGCCCTGGATGTAGCTGGACACTGCGGCGATGTCTTCGTCGCTCAGCTTTTTGGCAATACTCTGCATTGGTTTGGTATCGCCGTCGTTATTGCGACCGCCTTCTTCCTTGCGGAAATCGGTCAGTTGCTTGGCGACATATTGAGCGTGCTGGCCGCCTAGATGCGGGAAGCCGGCGGCTGCGTTGCCTGCGCCGTTTGGCGAGTGGCAGCCGGTGCAAGATGGCAGGCCCTTGGCCAGGTCGCCACCGCGGAACAGCGCTTCACCGCGAGACACGACTTTCGGGTCGGCGGCGCCGACGCTGCCCTTCTGGCTGGCGAAGTAGGCGGCGATGTCCGCCAGATCCTGGTCGCTCAGGTTGGTCAGCAGGCCAGTCATTTCCAGAACGGTGCGCTTGCCCGACTTGATGTCGTGCAGCTGCTTGGTCAGGTAGCGTTCACCTTGGCCGGCCAGTTTTGGAAAGTTAGGCGCCATGCTGTTGCCATCCGGGCCATGACAGGCGCCACATACGGCGGCTTTTGCCTGGCCTGCGGCGGCGTCACCAGGTTTGACTGGCTCACCTGCAGCATGGGCAATGCCGGAGATCCCCACGGTCAACAGCAGACTCACGATCAATTTGTTCATCAGCTAATCCAACTACGGCTAAGGGTTAAGTTATGGACCGGGTTTACTCGCTCATCCAGTGGATGATGGCTTGGTAATCCTCGGCACTGCAGTCCATGCACAAACCACGCGGCGGCATCGCCTTGAAACCCTGGGTCACGTGTTGCACCAGCGTCTCCATACCTTTCGCCAACCTCGGCGTCCAAGCTTCCTGATCGCCCTTGCGGGGCGCCATGGGTAGTTGGCCGGAATGACAGGCACCACAAACACGGTTGTACACAGTTTCCGGATCCTGTGTAGCCTGAGCGCTGTAAAGCGGCATCAAGACTCCGGCAACTAGCAGCCATTTCGTCATAAAACGACCTTTTCAGGGTTGAGAGCGATCTGCGTTCTAGTGCGCAATCAAGGTCTGTCGCTCTCGTGAACTTCATCCTGCGTCGGGACAAAGCGCACACAAAATCTGCGGCATTATATACTGGCGTCACTGAAACGGAAGCGACACTGCTTGCCGCGCCCATTCCTGGCGCCGCCCACATCGGAAATCCCATGCAACTCAAGAATCCCATCCTCGGTCTGTGCCAACAGTCCACCTTCATGCTCAGCGCCGCCAAAGTCGACCAATGTCCGGATGACGAGGGCTTCGAAGTCGCCTTCGCCGGGCGTTCCAACGCCGGCAAGTCCAGTGCTCTGAACACCCTGACCCATGCCAGCCTGGCGCGCACCTCGAAAACCCCGGGGCGCACGCAACTGTTGAACTTCTTCAAGCTAGACGATGAACGCCGTCTGGTCGACCTGCCGGGCTACGGTTATGCAAAAGTACCGATCCCGCTTAAGCAACACTGGCAGCGTCACCTGGAAGCCTACCTGGGTGGTCGCGAGAGTTTGAAAGGTCTGATCCTGATGATGGACATCCGTCACCCGATGACCGACTTCGACCTGTTGATGCTCGATTGGGCCGTTGCGGCTGGCATGCCGATGCACATCTTGCTGACCAAGGCGGACAAGCTGACCTACGGCGCGGCCAAGAACACGCTGCTCAAGGTGCAGTCGGAAATTCGCAAGGGTTGGGGCGATGCGGTGACGATCCAGCTGTTTTCGGCCCCGAAGCGCATGGGCCTGGAAGACGCCTACACTGTATTGGCAGGCTGGATGGAACTGGCGGACAAGGGCGCTGACGAAGTAACTGTGTAAGCGTGAAAAAGTTGTCTGGGGAGCGGTCAGGCCAGCGCGGCATGATCGCACCAGTCAGTTTTTTACAGGCAAAAAAAACCCCGGACTTCTATGGGGAGGGGGAAGTTCCGGGGTTCAAGTTCTAGACCGCTAGGGCGGGGTCCAGATATCTGCCAACACTTAACACAACATAGGAGCATCGAAGGGCTTCACCAGCCATTCAGTAAATCTGAGTGGCTGGGGCCAGATTAGTTCAGTTTTTTTTCAGAAGCTTTGGAATAACCCCAAGCGCCTTTTGGTCTAAGCAGCCCTCGAGAGCTCTGCTGCGGCATCATGCCGCAGCAGAGTCTGCACTCAGTGCGCCTCGTCCCAGTTATTGCCCACCCCGACTTCCACCAGCAATGGCACATCCAGTTTCGCCGCACCGCTCATGTGCAGGCGAATCTCAGCGCTGACCTGTTCGACCAGGTCCTCGCGCACTTCAAGTACCAATTCATCGTGCACCTGCAGGATGACCTTGGCGTCCAGGCCTGACGAGGTTAGCCATTCATCCACGGCCACCATGGCTTTCTTGATGATGTCGGCCGCCGTGCCTTGCATCGGCGCGTTGATTGCCGTGCGTTCGGCGGCGGCACGCTCTTGCGGCTTGTTGGAATTGATCTCCGGCAGGTACAGGCGCCGCCCGAAGAAGGTTTCCACGTAGCCTTGATCCGCCGCCTGGGCGCGGGTGCGGTCCATGTACTCACGAACGCCGGGATAACGGGCGAAGTAGGTATCGATATAGGCCTTGGCGGTCTTGGTATCGACGCCGATGTCCTTGCCGAGTTTCTGCGCACCCATGCCGTAGATCAGGCCGAAGTTGATCGCCTTGGCGCTGCGCCGCTGGTCGGAGGTGACCTGGTTGAGTTCGACCTTGAACACTTCGGCAGCGGTAGCGGTGTGCACGTCCAGGTTA
Proteins encoded in this window:
- a CDS encoding c-type cytochrome, coding for MNKLIVSLLLTVGISGIAHAAGEPVKPGDAAAGQAKAAVCGACHGPDGNSMAPNFPKLAGQGERYLTKQLHDIKSGKRTVLEMTGLLTNLSDQDLADIAAYFASQKGSVGAADPKVVSRGEALFRGGDLAKGLPSCTGCHSPNGAGNAAAGFPHLGGQHAQYVAKQLTDFRKEEGGRNNDGDTKPMQSIAKKLSDEDIAAVSSYIQGLH
- the yihA gene encoding ribosome biogenesis GTP-binding protein YihA/YsxC, producing MQLKNPILGLCQQSTFMLSAAKVDQCPDDEGFEVAFAGRSNAGKSSALNTLTHASLARTSKTPGRTQLLNFFKLDDERRLVDLPGYGYAKVPIPLKQHWQRHLEAYLGGRESLKGLILMMDIRHPMTDFDLLMLDWAVAAGMPMHILLTKADKLTYGAAKNTLLKVQSEIRKGWGDAVTIQLFSAPKRMGLEDAYTVLAGWMELADKGADEVTV
- a CDS encoding c-type cytochrome produces the protein MTKWLLVAGVLMPLYSAQATQDPETVYNRVCGACHSGQLPMAPRKGDQEAWTPRLAKGMETLVQHVTQGFKAMPPRGLCMDCSAEDYQAIIHWMSE